A stretch of Lentibacillus sp. JNUCC-1 DNA encodes these proteins:
- the ftsE gene encoding cell division ATP-binding protein FtsE, whose translation MILMEDIYKKYPNGVTALNGIDVDIKQGEFVYIVGPSGAGKSTFIKLMYREEKPSEGKIIINEKDVQKIKERHIPYLRRDIGVVFQDFKLLPKLSAYENVAFALEVIEETPKNIRRRVMDVLELVGLKNKARFLPDELSGGEQQRVSIARAIVNRPKLVIADEPTGNLDPETSWEIMRSLEEVNDTGTTIIMATHSKEIVNTFKKRVIAIENGIIVRDEQRGDYGYEI comes from the coding sequence ATGATACTAATGGAAGATATATATAAGAAATACCCCAATGGTGTCACTGCCTTAAATGGCATTGATGTTGACATCAAACAGGGTGAGTTTGTTTATATTGTGGGGCCGAGTGGAGCCGGGAAATCCACATTTATTAAATTGATGTACCGGGAAGAAAAACCGAGCGAAGGTAAAATTATTATCAACGAGAAAGACGTGCAAAAGATTAAAGAACGGCATATCCCTTACTTGAGACGTGACATCGGTGTTGTGTTCCAGGACTTTAAACTGCTGCCGAAATTATCGGCATATGAGAATGTCGCTTTTGCTCTTGAAGTTATTGAAGAAACGCCTAAAAATATCCGGCGCCGTGTGATGGATGTGCTGGAACTGGTTGGGTTAAAGAACAAGGCGCGGTTTTTGCCTGATGAATTATCCGGTGGTGAGCAGCAGCGTGTTTCAATTGCCAGAGCGATCGTAAACCGGCCAAAATTAGTGATTGCCGATGAACCAACAGGTAACCTGGATCCGGAAACTTCCTGGGAGATTATGCGCTCACTTGAAGAAGTCAATGACACAGGGACAACCATTATTATGGCAACCCACAGCAAAGAAATCGTCAATACATTTAAAAAGCGTGTCATAGCAATAGAAAACGGAATTATTGTGCGTGATGAACAACGGGGTGACTACGGTTATGAAATTTAG
- a CDS encoding peptidoglycan-binding domain-containing protein, whose protein sequence is MLEGLGYDTDRKDGYFSKATEKAVKAFQKDNSLQVTGEIDSETAGQLQQMVVEKVRNGEDDQQMEKALNALYES, encoded by the coding sequence ATGCTTGAAGGGCTGGGCTATGATACAGACCGTAAAGACGGATACTTTAGTAAGGCTACAGAAAAAGCTGTAAAGGCCTTTCAAAAAGATAATTCTCTTCAGGTGACTGGGGAAATTGATAGTGAAACGGCCGGACAGCTTCAGCAAATGGTTGTGGAGAAAGTCCGTAATGGTGAGGACGATCAACAAATGGAAAAAGCATTAAATGCATTGTATGAATCATAA